A window of Polypterus senegalus isolate Bchr_013 chromosome 14, ASM1683550v1, whole genome shotgun sequence contains these coding sequences:
- the LOC120515290 gene encoding fucose-1-phosphate guanylyltransferase-like, with product MADVPPFCVARLQKVTRQRLDKFNDLRGQRVKPGEFWDVIVITAADDRQKEAYELQIAEKIQRKELPLGVKYHVFADPPGYKIGNGGSTLWSLHHLKETYHDQMNEHKVLLIHAGGYSQRLPSASAMGKIFTALPLGSTVYQMLDLKLALYVDFPFHMKPGFLVTCADDIELYSISEGESLIFDRPGFTALAHPSSLLVGTTHGVFVFDESQETGCKELEYRKARCFLHKPAIEKMYSSGAVCTKRSNASGLFQDLDFSGSKISEFVYTDSTYYFDHGTATQLLVLFKEISPLDCEIDAYGDFLQALGPGATPDYFTYMKNVTKEAAKLVDVRKKLFVLLKGTPLTVILLNNSKFCHIGTTQEYLYHLTRDQKLRAELGFLSEAFSICAAQPPSSSAACIIHSLVAPSCRVAPGSVIEYSWCEAGVAINENCIISGCWLTSGLQVPPNTFMHSLCVRINGDLQFVTVVFGSGDDLKKSVGSPLETENLKFFGTSLKRCAELWGISVSSLDFSGDQSDLSLWNLRIFPLCSDLISSVTLSLKMLEHLSGKSSGHFVKGVQMVSMQEALSYKDITEMLKFRQHLYQEIDSNKPKETVGLKTKEF from the exons ATGGCGGACGTACCTCCGTTTTGTGTTGCTCGCTTGCAAAAAGTAACGAGGCAAAGGCTGGACAAGTTTAACGATCTGAGAG GTCAAAGAGTAAAACCTGGAGAATTCTGGGATGTAATTGTTATTACAGCCGCTGATGACCGTCAGAAGGAAGCATATGAACTGCAGATAGcagaaaaaatacaaaggaaGGAGCTCCCCCTTGGTGTTAAATATCACGTATTTGCTGATCCACCAGGATACAAAATAG gcaATGGTGGATCCACATTGTGGAGCCTACATCACCTCAAAGAGACGTACCATGACCAAATGAATGAACATAAAGTTCTCCTAATACATGCAG GTGGATACAGTCAGAGATTGCCAAGTGCAAGTGCAATGGGGAAAATCTTCACAGCTTTGCCTCTCGGAAGTACTGTGTACCAGATGTTAGATCTTAAGCTGGCCTTATACGTTGATTTTCCATTTCACATGAAGCCTGGATTTCTGGTAACGTGTGCAGATGATATTGAATTGTACAGTATTAGTGAAGGCGAGTCCCTGATTTTTGATAGACCTGGCTTTACTGCTTTGGCTCATCCTTCTTCTCTGTTGGTTGGGACCACtcatggcgtttttgtttttgatgaatctcaagAAACGGGTTGTAAAGAGCTGGAATATAGAAAGGCTCGTTGTTTTCTGCATAAACCAGCCATTGAGAAAATGTACTCAAGTGGTGCCGTGTGCACAAAGCGCAGTAATGCGTCAGGGTTATTTCAAGACCTCGATTTTTCAGGATCTAAAATTTCTGAGTTTGTGTATACTGATAGCACTTACTACTTTGATCACGGGACAGCAACGCAGCTACTGGTGCTTTTTAAAGAAATCTCTCCCCTCGATTGTGAAATAGACGCCTATGGTGATTTCCTTCAAGCACTGGGACCTGGAGCAACACCAGACTATTTTACATATATGAAGAATGTCACAAAGGAGGCGGCAAAGCTGGTGGATGTGAGAAAGAAGCTATTTGTTTTACTCAAAGGGACCCCTCTCACAGTAATTCTACTGAACAACTCCAAGTTCTGTCATATTGGTACTACCCAGGAGTACTTGTATCACTTAACAAGAGACCAGAAACTAAGGGCAGAGCTTGGCTTCCTTTCTGAAGCTTTTAGTATCTGTGCAGCACAGCCACCTTCCAGTTCCGCAGCTTGTATAATTCACAGCCTTGTGGCTCCTAGCTGTAGAGTAGCGCCGGGTTCAGTGATTGAATACTCCTGGTGTGAAGCAGGTGTTGCCATAAATGAGAACTGCATTATAAGTGGGTGTTGGCTAACCAGTGGTCTGCAGGTACCACCCAACACTTTTATGCATTCGTTATGTGTGAGAATAAATGGAGACCTGCAGTTTGTAACGGTAGTGTTTGGATCAGGAGACGATCTCAAGAAAAGCGTCGGCTCACCATTAGAAACTGAAAACCTGAAGTTTTTTGGAACAAGTTTGAAGAGGTGCGCTGAACTCTGGGGCATTTCAGTCTCCAGTTTGGACTTCTCAGGCGATCAATCCGATCTTAGTTTGTGGAATTTACGCATTTTTCCTTTGTGTTCTGACTTAATAAGCTCGGTGACGTTATCCCTGAAAATGCTCGAGCATTTGAGTGGCAAATCCAGTGGCCACTTTGTAAAGGGAGTGCAAATGGTGTCGATGCAGGAAGCTCTTAGCTACAAAGACATAacagaaatgttaaaatttaGACAACACCTTTACCAAGAAATTGATTCTAATAAACCAAAAGAAACAGTTGGCCTTAAAACAAAGGAATTCTAG